One window from the genome of Dermacentor silvarum isolate Dsil-2018 chromosome 7, BIME_Dsil_1.4, whole genome shotgun sequence encodes:
- the LOC119458774 gene encoding uncharacterized protein LOC119458774, with protein MPGRMAALGRSRSPEGDGEEKTMTVPISEKCEHEADDTGGDWILLEDVGELAGEAELQRRRRGEAVDDVSSGDWKQQRPGALEERDTFDVIVRGGGRDRSRSKRGPPENDLWVVDLDLEVCMPMAVVALLTVVYIINSVLGHALSAPEVPALLLARVVAYGCASNAVSWSKPRPRHRAENHEWCAAPYFKLGLRAFTLLACCGFDVYLLSHGVPELLERFNTTARLFVGMMDGDYSTCAASNGDPISTPCTAAPFKKLIAGESYLRIFLRLYDVLATPGYNDLIEKVQQMGMLHCAKCVVVLYASFTSTVTIALVLAIAAVVLQANCVSFKIASTWNMCWQRDQRKGLIRFCREMPRLLSRCLFD; from the exons ATGCCGGGACGCATGGCCGCTCTTGGCCGGTCCCGGAGTCCCGAGGGAGACGGGGAGGAGAAGACCATGACCGTTCCGATCTCCGAGAAGTGCGAGCACGAGGCGGACGACACCGGCGGCGACTGGATACTGCTCGAGGACGTCGGCGAGCTCGCGGGCGAAGCTGAGTTGCAGAGACGGCGCAGGGGTGAGGCAGTGGATGACGTCAGCTCTGGAGACTGGAAGCAGCAGCGCCCTGGTGCGCTCGAGGAACGGGACACATTTGACGTCATCGTGCGCGGCGGAGGCCGCGACCGCTCGCGGAGCAAGCGTGGCCCACCAGAGAACGACCTATGGGTGGTCGACCTGGACCTTGAAGTCTGCATGCCAATGGCCGTTGTTGCCCTGCTAACTGTGGTCTACATAATAAAC TCGGTCCTCGGTCATGCGTTGAGCGCTCCGGAGGTCCCGGCTCTGCTCCTGGCCAGGGTGGTGGCGTACGGCTGCGCGTCGAACGCCGTGTCCTGGTCCAAGCCGCGCCCCCGGCACCGCGCCGAGAACCACGAGTGGTGCGCTGCGCCGTACTTCAAGTTGGGCCTGCGCGCGTTCACGTTGCTCGCCTGCTGCGGCTTCGACGTTTACCTGCTGTCGCACGGCGTCCCG GAGTTGCTCGAGCGTTTCAACACGACGGCCAGGCTGTTTGTCGGCATGATGGACGGCGACTACTCGACTTGCGCAGCGTCCAACGGCGACCCGATCTCTACTCCGTGCACGGCGGCGCCGTTTAAGAAATTGATTGCAGGCGAGTCCTACCTGCGCATATTCCTGCGCCTCTACGATGTGCTGGCCACGCCAGGGTACAACGATCTCATCGAG AAGGTCCAGCAGATGGGAATGCTGCACTGCGCGAAATGCGTGGTGGTCCTCTATGCCTCGTTCACGTCCACCGTGACGATCGCCCTCGTCTTGGCCATTGCGGCGGTTGTTTTGCAGGCAAATTGCGTGAGCTTCAAGATCGCCTCCACCTGGAACATGTGCTGGCAGCGGGACCAGAGAAAAGGACTCATTCGCTTTTGCAGGGAGATGCCGCGCCTGCTTTCTCGCTGCCTGTTCGACTGA